A single Vulcanisaeta distributa DSM 14429 DNA region contains:
- a CDS encoding ATP-binding protein, with protein sequence MGRVRLGFANLTIEFVDRDLALKLIDEWAEKSTFPVQVIYGPEGCGKTAWLLQSVELLRDYGFEVVYVNPINRLAFAEVSISSLREEFFKLVKEAIAQSALARIAWIAYNVVYDVIKATRGKIAIIVDDAFQVIGIKESALYVKALLNLIEYPPEHYERIVTIAATSEGVSRREIGRHTWAWIIPMWNMPKNGFKQLYDQIPGKKPDLEEVWRLTGGNPRMLEELYKANWDADRVIGELIKGKGVDVFVSSLSDSERRMLARAVEDPDVLFTREGIPLMSKLIELNLVLDISDRKPYLWIDQPPPEKDEELGIGRRVAWQSPLHREAVRRMLEAQSQ encoded by the coding sequence GTGGGGAGGGTTAGGCTGGGCTTTGCTAATTTAACGATTGAATTCGTGGATAGGGACCTCGCCCTTAAACTCATTGATGAATGGGCCGAGAAAAGCACCTTCCCAGTCCAAGTCATCTATGGACCAGAGGGTTGTGGTAAGACTGCGTGGCTTCTGCAGTCAGTGGAGTTGCTTAGGGATTACGGGTTCGAGGTTGTTTATGTGAATCCAATCAATAGGCTTGCCTTTGCTGAGGTAAGCATCAGTAGCCTTAGGGAGGAGTTCTTCAAGCTGGTTAAGGAGGCTATTGCACAAAGTGCGTTGGCTAGAATCGCATGGATAGCGTACAACGTGGTTTATGACGTAATCAAGGCGACCAGGGGAAAAATAGCCATCATCGTTGACGACGCATTCCAGGTAATCGGCATCAAGGAGTCCGCATTATACGTGAAGGCACTGCTAAACCTCATTGAGTACCCACCCGAGCATTATGAGAGGATAGTCACGATAGCAGCAACGAGCGAGGGCGTGTCGAGGAGAGAAATAGGAAGACACACGTGGGCTTGGATAATACCCATGTGGAATATGCCGAAGAACGGGTTCAAGCAACTTTATGATCAAATACCGGGCAAGAAGCCGGACCTCGAAGAGGTCTGGCGGTTGACTGGGGGTAATCCGAGGATGCTTGAGGAATTGTATAAAGCCAATTGGGATGCTGATAGGGTGATTGGGGAGTTGATTAAGGGTAAGGGCGTTGATGTTTTTGTAAGCTCGCTAAGTGATAGTGAGAGGCGCATGTTGGCTAGGGCTGTTGAAGATCCAGACGTGCTATTCACGAGGGAGGGAATACCACTAATGAGCAAATTAATCGAGCTAAACCTGGTACTCGACATATCGGACAGGAAGCCATACCTATGGATAGACCAACCACCACCTGAGAAAGATGAGGAACTCGGGATTGGCAGGCGCGTCGCGTGGCAATCACCACTGCATAGAGAAGCCGTGAGGAGGATGCTTGAAGCGCAATCTCAATAA